The genomic stretch ggttgagctggtttcatcccgtgttctttcaggtacgaacaggtagagttcagtaatacggaacagctggccgcaagggtgtatcgcttgcgtatagcgcctttcccctcccctgaggcgaAAATGTGCGCTTTTACTCCCAATcgagttcacgaagtcgtggaccctggatgtccttcctccctagccctataGTTCATGAACTCGGCGGAGGAATTCGTAGCCAGCCACACTACAGTGtttaatatgccctgtactgggataggtgctccacaggtgccgattactccggtaacccctgtgATGTGTATTCTGCTGTACGGACTCCCTGTCGGCGGACCcgtgtctcccttgggcagagctctctctgcccccagtcgctgtgtttgtagagttccccCCCTTTTATCGTGGCGGGATCTACCACCGCgactcttccatgtgtggctgctGAACCCATGTGTcatattgccacatgttgacctccccttttgggcaggatgtAGTCTTCACCAGGTCTttcccccctgaaagaataggaaaggaaaagaacaccttccctgatGCATATGATAGCGTTAGATtgccccagctgaatctaatactctgtggagcgaaaacatagagagaaaaggccgtggctggcgcggcctgctcccatgctagttacgttgcttcccccccctcagggatgtggggaactacatgacgtcttttggggcgttgggggaggttacgtgcagtctgatgcatctgctattacgcacgcagcagcttgttcacataacacggttcagctgttgtggcgtttttccatagtgacccctagtatcactacatcaacacaacatcgagtgagtgacagaaggggaacgtctcggttactgtcataacctccgttccctgatggagggaatgagacgttgtgtccctcttgccacaacgctgtattagtcgctgaaatggccgggaccgtgtcttggctcctcagcacaaaacctgaatgaatcctgcattctagctcccttttatacccatatgtccaggggagtggaatgcaaattccactcgccaattctcattggccttttctcaaacatctgaggtgattggggctctcaaaagtgacccctagtgtcactacatcgacacaacgtcttgttccctccatcagggaacggaggttacaacagtaaccgagacgttaagttcaattcaagttaagctcaattaacagcatttatagcataatattaattaccaaaaaaaaaaaaaggctaaaatcGCAGTCACAGTAAggtatttataatgaaagtgaatggggcctaaaATCCTGTAATCCTGGAagtggttataactttacacagataaagttagtaatagattatatcacactaaagtcatgttaacatgtataatgtttacgtcttgtggcaatacttttgaaacagtgtgtattttaatgtttacagtatgtactggccccattcacttcccctATAAGTGCCTTAATGTGAACATGATTTTTTCGTTTTCGTAGGTGGGTGGGAATTATTTTGTGTGATAATCAAAATTATTCCGGAgatgctgtcgattcagcttaacttgaaTTTAACTCAGAACATTCCAATAAAACCACCTTTGATACAAAATATTGCTTTTGTGTGATGTTACATGCATACTGCTAGGTATCATTAAAGTTCAGCGCAACATATGCAGAAAATTACTGTGTGCATCTTTAATTTGAGGAAATAGGCTGCATAAACGTCTAGTAGTGTTACCTCCATAGGCCATCTCAACGCATTTTTCAGACCCTTCTCCATTATTTGGCTCGCCAGAATGCCAGTCATTGTACTCAAACTTTGTTCCATCACTCCAAAGCCAGATAAAATCCTATTTAATACAGTAACATTACAGAAAGCAATTATGCTTGTTGTCATTTctgtacagtggcccaaaaatgtatttggacacttttagaCACTTAAGTTACACATAAAAAtgcctgaatgtcattgcattagataacaaaacattaaacttaGTGTACAAACAAATGATGCAGAGCCTTTCCCAGAACTAATATCATGAAATCATGATATTTAAAGCACAAACACTTTCTATTTATTTTGAGTGTTAAAAAGTCCCACAAAGCTGCAATCAATGAGTCAAATGATAATTAGCTGGAAATCTCCTTTTCATATTACTGGTACTTTTAAGGAAAATGAAAAATCATCTGTACCTGAGTTGCATCATGACCACCAATCCAGGTCCGAGTCATGGAATCAGCTTGTTTTTGCACAAAGGTTTGTAGAAACTTGTGAGTGGCTGAACTGTGGATTGACGCAAGGTTTCCTCCGTGATCAATGCATTGTAGCTGTAAGGATAAATTGTTTTAAAGTACACTGTACTGTATCTTTAATAAACTGCAATATAATATCTAACAATATgtagtttaattatttaaattattcacaGTATTATCATAGCTCAAACAATGTCTCATCTACACAGTGTGTTCACAATACTGATCTGTGTCAGTCAACATGCATCATTTGCTGCTCTTTCAATGCAGTAATAATAtcattattgctaaaactgttgAGCAGAAAAGAGCAGAACAGAGCAGAAATGCCATCTTTCCCAGCAGTTCCTGTAATGATATGTTCTTACAGTATATTGTGATAGAGTTTTAGTGGTACTGAGGATTGACAGTTATTGATATCAAATATAACGTAAGCTTGCAAGACACCGTGTTTTTGTACAAGGCAACTCTATATAGTGTATTAAAAGATGaattggtaacaatttacaataaggatctatatgttaacattagtaaactacattacttaacatgaactaacaatgaacaatactttaacagcatttattaatcttggttaatgttaatttcaacatcaaGCAATACAAAGTTGTGTATGTTAAAGgtgcatttttttcctcattaaaaaagtttaacccctaaagacatgaattgtaattttgcaatatatgtaggaaatcatgaccactcacattaaaatgaagactccacttagaaactttataaaagctgttttattctacgttgagagggtccgcacatgggggctgccatgttacaatcacatgaccagccgaatactagtCACTTCATCTctgtaaccatcctgttatttgacactttcacttattAATTGAAGTAAtcgtggctgactgtgaatactaaatttctacaatggcatctggaactgaaactattgatttgaaatgGTACTGCATCCAAGTCGTGTCAGTGAAAGTCCAaggtgacacaaagacaaaagttactgagtgcatctttaacatatgaactaacatgaactaaaaattaacaattgtatttttattaataacatttataaagattaataaatgttgtaaaaaaatatatatatatttttcattgttagttcataatacccagggttgggaaggttacttttaaaaagtattacgctacagattacagaatacatgctgtaaaatgtcatttttaacgtatttcattagattactcaaagtcagtaacgtaatctaaatactttggattactgcTTCATTACTGCCAAatatttcacttgttttgattataaacaagtaaataaagtaataaaattaacttaaatttatcttgctttaaggatttatttatatttttacagaaaaacaatatttatattctcattaagaataagatttttgcagtacatctttgctctaatatcacaggtcttactagagaaaaaaagttatgctccaaCATGCATTTTCTTGTTAAGCTTTAGAAATgtgatgtagctcctctattaagctcccaagggaaaattcctcaatgacgtcatatctaccttttcactcacaacagtatgaacttgtatgaatttaacacatcttaagaaagtgtttcactgctgttcgaaagctcctcagattgcatcgtttatatggataaatgttttccaactgaatagtctaaacattaaatgcaacaaatgacaataaaatgcaaagtaatcttttcagtaatcaaaatactttttgaatgtaactgtattctgattaccaatgatttaaactgttactgtagtggaatacagttactattattttgtattttaaatacataatcctgttacatgtattccgttactctccaaccctgaTAATACCTTATGCATTAGCTAACGTTTAAAATGGAATTGTTACTGGAAGTGTTACTGATGAATTTAATCAAATCAATGGTATTGCTTTTAGGATATATAGTATCCATACTGCACAGTTTTAGAGAACATAATAATACCTCAGCCTCAGCCCATGGTTTCCTTTCACTGAAATATTTAAAACACTGTGATCCAAATTTGCTCCAGCCAGCTGGGCATCTTCTACCAAGATTTAGAGATTCTACGAAAAAGGTTTAGTAATAAATGAGGTTATTAgagataataattattattaaaagttcacacaaaaaggaaaattctgtcatcatttactcacccttgtgttgtttaaaatccatatgactttctttcctccgtggaacacaaaggagatgttaaactgaATGCACCATCACCtgctttttgtgttccattgaagaaagaaagttaaaagggtttggaacaacatgagggtgagtaaatgacaacaaaattattaattatgcCTTTAAAAATGATTagagattaataataaaaaaaaatagattagtATCTAGGATTATGGAAATTGGGAACAAAAGACTTTCAGTatcagcaataaataaataaattaatacaaattataaaatacACTTAATAGAATATAATGTATAGGATTTCAGTATattcagattttgtttttttttttttaccatcactCTTCACCTCGCTGACTCCATTTAAAACCAGCGCAAAAAGGAGGAATGCTGCAGGAATCCACATGTTGATTATGTCCTGTTTAAAAACATGAAGATAGagtaatataatgtataaatgatcagaaaagtttaataaaataaaacactaagAATGCAAAGATAGTGCATAAAAGGTTCACACCCAGCAGATCCAAATTTAACTCAGCCACAGTGTGTCTGTCCAACAGAGCAATATTCAGATCATTGCTTCAAatcagctctttttatacccagtACTGTAGCTCACTCACAAATGTGTGTACCTTTTGGTTAAAAACACCAATGAAAACATTTTATCGACATCTCATTCCTTATTAggtaaacattttcttttctaaAACCTAATCATGAACTTCCTCATTTTTGAAGCCTTACAGCCGACAACATTTAACAGGAACATGCCGTTGTATGTGAATTCAGTGCAACATTCTTGTCAAAGGTGATTAATGCTTAttgaaataaaaagcacattaacaaAACATAAATCAGTGTACTGTGTTTTTTTAGGTTGTGGGTTTTCACTTTCAGCAATTTATTAGGCCACACGTCATAATTTAGTAGACGATTGCCCATGAAATGACAAATGAAACAACAGTGAAGTCTTTATACCTCCATTTGAGGTAAAGGTTCAGTttgaatgaaatataaatatatcttGACAAGaacctttcttaaaaaaaagatttaaaatatgcaatatacagtgcatccagaaagtattcatagcgcttcactttttctacattttgttatgttacagccttattccaaaatggattaaattcattattttcctcaaaattcacaaacaataccccataatgacaacgtgaaagaagtttgtttgaaatctttgcaaatttataaaaaaataaaaaatacaaataaaaaaaatctcatgtacataagtattcacagcctttgctcagtactttgttgaagcacctttggcaccaattgcagcctcaagtctttttgagtatgatggtacaagcttggcacacctatttttgggcagtttctcccattcttctttgcaggacctctcaagctccaccaggttggatggggagcgtcggtgcacagccattttcagatctctccagagatgttcaatcgggttcaagtctgggctctggctgggccactcaaggacattcacagagttgtcccgtagccacacctttgttatcttggctgtgtgcttagggtcgttgtcctgttggaagatgaaccttcgccccagtctgaggtccagagcactctggagcaggttttcatcaagaatgtctctgtacattgctgcattcatctttccctcgatcctgacttgtctcccagttcctgccgctgaaaaacatccccacagcatgatgctgccaccaccgtgatgagcggtgcctggtttcctccagtcatgatgcttgccattcaggccaaagagttcaatctttgtttcatcagaccagagaattttctttctcatggtctgagagtccttcaggtgccttttggaaaactccaggcgggctgtcatgtgccttttactgaggagtggctaccgtctggccactctaccatacaggcctgattggtggagtgctgcagagatggttgttcttctggaaggttctcctctctccacagagaaatgctggagctctgtcagagtgaccatcgagttcttggtcacctccctgactaaggccattctcacccaatcgctcagtttggttGAGcaaccagctctaggaagagtcctggtggttccaagcttcttccatttacagatgatggagtcCACTATGCTCAATGGGACCTTCGATGCTGCAGAaatatttctgtacccttccccagatctgtgcctcgatacaatcctgtctcggaggtctacagacaattccttggacttcatggcttggtttgtgctctgacatgcactgttaactgtgggaccttatatagacaggtgtgtgcctttccagatcatgtccaatcaactgaatttaccacaggtggactccaatcaagttgtagaaacatctcaaggatgatcagtggaaacaggatgcacctgagctcaatttttgagtgtcatggcaaaggctgtgaatacttatgtacatgtgttttgtttttgctttttatttttaataaattttatactaaaaaacaaacttctttcacgttgtcattatggggtattgtttgtagaattttgaggaaaataatgaatataatccattttggaataaggctgtaacataacaaaatgtggaaaaagtgaagcgctgtaaatactttccggatgcactgtatatatacagtactgtgcaaaggttttaggcatttgtaaaaaatgttgcatagtgacgaaatcaatattcggtgtgactacctttgcctttaaaacagcaccaatactcctaggtacatctggacacagtttttcttttttgcgggtagataggatgttccaagcttcttggagaattcgccacagttcttctatctatttagactgtctcaattgcttctgtctctttatgtaatctcagaatgacacgatgttcagtggggggctttgtgggggccatgacatctgttgcagggctccctgtttttctattctaatcttttctatttgcaaaagtaatgtttgggagtctaacatttatatttcctattgacacactaaagctgaagatataaataaccatcttaagacaaatgcttttgtgaaacatcttatgtgcctaagacttttgcacagtactgtgtgtgtgtgtgtgtgtgtgtgtgtgtgtgtgtgtgtttgtgtgtgtatatactatatatatttatataaagtatatatattgcAAGGcatattaaatatttctttttgtaCTGGAGATTAATATTTGGGGAAAGGTCTGGGTGATTTCttgaaaataaagtcatatggtaCAGTGGAGCCAAAGTTTCCCAAAGTGTATGAAAAATTTAATTGTTGAAATTGTTAAAATCATCTTGAACAAAACTTTAGTTTTCAGCCTAGTTTTACTcaatagcaataacagaatacaatacatttatacagtatgtcaacagCAAATTAAAGAGGAAACTGAATACACTGGGCAATTTGCTAACAACTAGAACAGCTAGAAATTTCATGATGATTTAGCATTTCATTATCTTTGTTATTTATGAAACACACCTGCAATGAAATATGAGTTAGCTTCAAGTCTTGGCCCATGGTTGCATCAggttcaggggccggttgcaagAAACTCCTTATGTTGTGAAAACCCTTGGTGACATAGCTGTACAATTATGAGTAAGGGTTTTCTTAAATTTTATTGCAACTGGACTCAAGCATACTCTAACATTTTCTGTATTTATCAGCCCCATAATTTTACCAAGATATACACCTTTACTATAACAAAAATCCATGTTGACTCAAGCTTAGTTCAATTTAAGCAAGTAATGCCATaaatcataagcgcaaagtcaatgggcatggtcatgaaatgtttgtatttttgtgcaagcatgcgctaagtctaggcacaagtgggtttggcgcaATTGCGCGCACAAGGTGCTAATGGGCAGGGTCAAGTGTAATTTAATTCGGAGGTTAATTTCCGGTTATTCcaccatctgtgtcctattatattgTCCATTCCCTGACatgcaccagcgatataaacaattacagcacattcataagaagttggttgtgtaaatggaATGTATAAAATGAATTTGAAGAATAGAATAATggacttacattattttgtgcatttactGCGGCCTTTTTGAATGTTTTACAGtaaatgcatggaaaatgtggttcaggatatggatgtaggctctgttaaattatagagaatattattaatcattttcatctactgacacaaatcatgactagtaataacagtgattgtatcagtacacacttcacttctaccggtcgattctgattttgataaattaaattcatttactgaaacacaaaattacacttcatatgaaacaaaaacattatcaaaataACTAagtggttaaaataaataaataaataaataaatattaccaaatccaaacattttactctatcCTGCTTCTTCCACCAGCCCGATTTGCAGtggcttaaaaatcactctaagacaacaggtggaaaaataccaacacaaattagaccataaattcaattgtaaaacaataataataataataattgaaaaataaaccatgacctatagatagtttaacacaaatatcatacatttttgtttcataaaactgcTACATGTAACACATTTGGGACTTTAATTatgtcatgtcttttatttttaaatttagatCCCTGTTCATTCTCAGTTAactgtttcctgttcctgttaCCTCCCTGTCATGATTGTTTCCCAGcttgttaaccttgttagtccttgtgtatttaagccctcttgtTTGCTTTTGTCCCTTGTCGAGTATTGTTAATGTGTAATGCTATTTTcaaagtcatagtcaagtcttgGTTTATGTTCTGGTTTCTTGTTTTTGTACTTACAAATTTTTTCTCACTTTGTTTACattaaactgcatttgggttAACATCATTGTGTTCGTCTGCTATTCCTGCCTGCCTCTATACGTTACACTACAACAGTGATtatcatggacataatttgatgttccataatattttcagagtttggacatgaacgtTTTTACCACCAAACTGAAAATGCatgaactgaatttagactttgtgctgaaaacagacgtgctATTAAaatgtcttagcacaatgacctgtTTCTCAGAAAAAAACAGCAAATAGGACTTTGCgctacttcattaacatacaaaacaCCCACAATTACAACAACACCCAGAGATAAAGAGCGCAAACtatcccacccacggccacttgtgctttgcgctgtCTAAGACATACTGTTTCTACCCGTTCCTtgcacagtgctatcttatgacatctaaatattttaactacagtgcatgacttgtaaggtgacaCATTTTAACGTAAGCATCACATAACCAATTTACAAGTTTGTTCAAGTGTGACTCAACAGTAGCTCAACTAATGTcacattgcacttgcgatgcaaagaacCGGGATATGAGTCCCGCAGAACATGCGAGAAGTCACGTAAGCcagaagtgtcatagaagcaccacaaaattgttttttatgtcacatttgctttttatgacatgcACAGTCACGTAATTTATGTCATAATGTCACCACAGTAGAGTAATTTTCACGAGAAAGCGATTTTGCTTTAAATGGCAAATTGTTTGCTGCTGTACTATTGTTTAGATGATGCCAAATACCATGATACTGAATCAAAGTACTTTCAACATAAGTAAAAGACAAAAATTAATAGTGCTGCATGAACTGTATAATTCAGCATTCACCAATTCTGTTCCATGAGGTCCCcgacactgcacattttggatgacAGCAATTTTATAAGGAAAAATGGCTGCTAGGATGTGGTTATTCAAACGATCAGAACATCCCCCTCCTCCCACTCCCACGCTTTGCTGAAAAATAAGATGGTGTCATTGGTTTTAAAAAAGGTTTATCAGGTCCTCTATTCAGAACTATagtaaaacaacaacagtgcACTTTGATAAACATCACTACTTTTTTTATGTATACTCAAGAGTTTGTACAGACCATGAAGTCAGCGGACTGGAGGTAAATTCTGAACCCACTGTATTTTTCTACCAGTACTACATTAGTATAAGCATTATAAGTGGCCGCTTAACCGCCAGGGGCCTGCCCGAAATGGTACCCAAGTGGGATGCATTTGGCGTCCCCTATGTATGTGTGGTTTAAAAGTCTTTCAGTGCTCCTACAATGGTCATAGCACAAACAGTTCAATGTGTTAAAACACAATTATAGTGTAATAACAAATGCTGCTTCTCTCGTGTTAGAATATTATCTCAAATGTTAAACTCAAATCGGTCAGTAACAGACTCTTACCACagttaaaagaaagaaagaacagagaCTGGCTAGTTGTCATGCTTTTACACCTGAGTGAATATTTCTGTTTCTCatggtaggtttattttttaaagtaattttctaTTTAGGCTCATTCCTTACAGTCATGGCTACAAAAACCTATGCCAATAcaattttattgtgttcacttgtttatccAACAGCTACTGAAAAATAGGaattttacaaccccaattccgaaaaagttgggacggtaccaaaaatgctaataaaaacaaaaaggagtgatttgtaaattatattcaccctttgctatattgaaagcactacaactacacattatatgttgtttttccttgtgaatttcattgttttttgaaaatgtacagtaatttcaaatcagatgattgcaacacactccaaaatatTTGGGACAGTCAATTGTTtatcactgtgaaacatcaccatttcttctaataacactatttaagcatttgggcactgaagacacaagtttaagtttagaaagtggaattttcccccaatcatcccttatgtaggtctttagctgcacaattgtatggggtcttcattgctgtatggtgtgcttcataatgcaccatacattctcaattggagacaggtcaggattgcaggcaggccagtctagcaccgacaatctctgcttacacagccaatCATTTGATAttcgggcagtatgtggtttgaagttctcctgctggaaaatgcagagacgtctctggaaaagacggtgctggatggcagtatatgttgctccaaaatttatacatatctgtctgcattcatggtgttctcacagatgtgcgagttgcccatgccatgggcactgacacacccctggcccatacagacactggcgtTTGGACCTAACACCAATAACAGCTTGGAAGgaccttttcctctttggcccggataacacgatggctttgtttttcaa from Myxocyprinus asiaticus isolate MX2 ecotype Aquarium Trade chromosome 7, UBuf_Myxa_2, whole genome shotgun sequence encodes the following:
- the si:dkeyp-75b4.10 gene encoding ladderlectin isoform X2 — its product is MWIPAAFLLFALVLNGVSEVKSDESLNLGRRCPAGWSKFGSQCFKYFSERKPWAEAELQCIDHGGNLASIHSSATHKFLQTFVQKQADSMTRTWIGGHDATQDFIWLWSDGTKFEYNDWHSGEPNNGEGSEKCVEMAYGDELRWNDAHCDTRLPSVSQMG
- the si:dkeyp-75b4.10 gene encoding ladderlectin isoform X3; this encodes MWIPAAFLLFALVLNGVSEVKSDESLNLGRRCPAGWSKFGSQCFKYFSERKPWAEAELQCIDHGGNLASIHSSATHKFLQTFVQKQADSMTRTWIGGHDATQDFIWLWSDGTKFEYNDWHTGKPNNGGESEKCVEMAYGDELRWNDAHCDTRLPSVSQMG
- the si:dkeyp-75b4.10 gene encoding ladderlectin isoform X1, producing the protein MWIPAAFLLFALVLNGVSEVKSDESLNLGRRCPAGWSKFGSQCFKYFSERKPWAEAELQCIDHGGNLASIHSSATHKFLQTFVQKQADSMTRTWIGGHDATQDFIWLWSDGTKFEYNDWHSGEPNNGEGSEKCVEMAYGDELRWNDANCDTRLPSVCHKWARIEL